GGCCAGCAGCATCTGCTTGAAGCGCTGCTGCTTGATTTCGAGAGTGGAACTGCTACGGGTGAAGAAGAGCATCCCGAAGATGAACACCACCAGCCCGGCTAGCACCCACATCTGCATACTCGGCCGGGGAGCCGGCGAGGGCAGCATTGGTTTTTTCTTTTTGGGGGTTGTATCTGGCATGAAAAGGAATTCTAAACGAAAAACAAAGGCGGAACCGCCGCCCACGCTAATTGTTAAGACGTGCTGAAGCCGGTTTTACTTTAAACGGCTTCGGCTTCTTCCGTGATATATTTTATTTCGGCATCGCCCCAGAGTTCTTCCAGCGCGTAGAACTGCCGACGGTCGCGCAGGAAGATGTGTACCACCACGTCGACATAGTCGAGCAGTACCCATTCACGGTTCATGCGGCCTTCAGTTTGCCAGGGATTCTGGCCGGTAAGCTTTTCAACTTCTTCTTCCACGGAACGCGCAATGGCGTCCAGTTGGGTATCGGAGGAAGCAGAGCAAATGATGAAATAATCCGCTACTGCGTTTTTAAGGTCCTTCAGATTGAGCACCACGATATCGGCCGCTTTTTTCTCCTGCATGCCGCGTACTACTACGTCTGCCAATCTGTCTGAATCCTGCCGAACCAGGGTACTTTTCATAGGGTATTATTAGGTTTGAACGCACAAAGTAAGAAAATCAGGTGGAGGCACTATCCCCCCAAACCCTCTTCACGGGCCAACAAATTGTTTGGTTGCCCGAATGCGCCTCGACAAACACCGAGGCACAGGCTCTTATTGTCAAAAACAGCGCCACCGATGGATGTACGGTCATAACCGACAAACAGACCGCTGGCCGGGGCCAACGCGGCAACCGCTGGGAAGCCAGCCCAGGCGAAAACCTGACATTATCGGTCATCTGGCAGCCTACTTTTTTGGCTCCCACCGACCAGTTTCAGCTTAGCCAAGCCGTAACGCTGGGGGTGCTCGACTGGGCCAAAGGCTTGCTGGGCCCC
Above is a genomic segment from Hymenobacter cellulosivorans containing:
- the rsfS gene encoding ribosome silencing factor: MKSTLVRQDSDRLADVVVRGMQEKKAADIVVLNLKDLKNAVADYFIICSASSDTQLDAIARSVEEEVEKLTGQNPWQTEGRMNREWVLLDYVDVVVHIFLRDRRQFYALEELWGDAEIKYITEEAEAV